A window of Populus trichocarpa isolate Nisqually-1 chromosome 17, P.trichocarpa_v4.1, whole genome shotgun sequence genomic DNA:
TTGACAAGGAGTTCTTGCTGCCTTTGCTTGTTATTtgtttctgttaaaaaaaaacatcattgccTTGATAGATACAAGGTTTCATATTTTAGCTTGAAGGAATTGACACGATGATAAAGagcaatatataaataaattataactcaatttttattaatatataaccaataaatatttgatttactGATAATTAAACTTGGTATGTTTTGATGTGgggttgaattattttatttttagctacTAATTGTTAATAATAACTCTATGATTATCATATTATtgtgatttgataaaaaaaaaaaattaatcaatttttagcTCTACCATctcattaataagaaaaatgaagatgGATATTTAGCGTGATAAGAAAATtgaaactctcattaaatttctTTGTATCAAAAcagaatgaatttttttaatatattatttgaaatcaaatcatATGCTGAATTGAATGCAAttcataaaagattttttagaatcaattctttattataattcaattcaattatgGTGTTTagtttgaattcaattaataaataaattgaattcacATGTTTGGAAGAgataaaacttgatttattttattttctatattaccTCATTaacattatcttttttatccGAAGAGGTCTctcaaaaaagtattttgaggaagctaattaacaaagaaactaaATCATGTTATGAAAATATTGTTCATTCAGACTCATACAACTGTGGATTGTAACAGTTACTTCAGCTCATATACTCTTTCTTTTGGTTTGTGCATTATTAAATAAGCAGGGCAATACCCTTTCTTCAGCCTGTATTTGTTGTCGCCTGTCAATTTGTGCATTAAATGAGTGGGGCATTGACATCATTAATAACACCTGTTTACTATCACATTGGGTCTCTCTACAATATTGAAAAAGCTGTTGTGGTTTGCTTGGAAAATAGTGCAACGTTTGTTAGAGATAATATTCTGCACTCTTTGCATGTGATCCATTGTGCAACAATTGTGCTCTATTTTTTATCTGaccagaaattaaaaatttcctattcttttttagtttacagccaaatgatttttcttttgatttatctGTCTCAATGCATGTGATGGACTTCTACTAaggatgtttttggatttttctttgtgttgttttttagcTGGTGAAATGTCAGTTCTAAAGAGTTATTATGGCAATTGTTTTTCTTGCAGGTGGGTTCCGAGGTTTCCCGTaggctattgttttttttttttgtttctcttatatTCAAGTCTATGCATTTCTTTGGCCATCGGATGttgcactctttttttttctccattgccTCTCCTGCTGGTTGTTGCACCatcaatttagtctttttttcctctctccatTGCATCTCTTGCTATCtttgtttagtttgttttctgATGTATTTTTTGGGGGTGTTATTTCATTCAGATTCTATCGGTTTTTAGGTGTTGCATGTGTGGTATATTTTGTGTTGAACTTGTTGCCCTTCGGTTAGATTATTTCTATTACCGAGGTTAGCTCATGTTTGTGCCATTCttttgtttagttgtttttaacACTCCTGTCGTAGTGCTTTTCATGCACAACTTCTGCATTAACGTTGGTTTTTTCTGCAAGATTTAGCTAgcatttaatgttattttatgttggaatttgcatttatttcttttattgtttgcaGGGTAGCTAGCCTTATTTTTGTCTTTCCTTGCATTTCATTGTGCTTTTAACTGTATACGTTGCTCTAtttgctttgctttgtttttttttcttgcttgcatTGTATTGTCACCATACTTAATTTGTGTGTTGTCTCTGTTTTCATCAGATTTGTTGAGCTTTTCTAGCCTTCTTTTCAGTTGGGTTGCTGCTTTGTTGAGATTAAGACTTGCTTGCTTTACTCTGCTAGTATGTGTAAGAGTTTATGATCTGGAAGATTAATTATTGTCTTTTTCTTGCTTTGTTGGACTGTGTGATCAGCTTCTCtgtttttccatttgttttgaaaattatttctgttgtgttttcttcctttttgatAGTAATCAAATTTGTGCTTTAAATtcccatctttatttatttggccAATTCATATTGCAATTTACATTagttcttttcatggcttaccCTTTTGATTCCAGTCATTCATTTAGTGCAgcatgaaatgttttttaagtttggCGCATTGCTTTGAATAATTGATTGGTCAAGTTAAACATTTTGTTATTCCCTTGCTGGCTAAGATTGCACTTTAGGTGCTACCGAGATGCACAGAGCATAAAGGTCTGAAGTTTAAGAGATAGCCAAGCAAAGATGACCAAAGGCCCCTGTGGAAGAcatgaacaacaaataaaatcagcCTCAAAAGACAAATGGCAAACCAATCAAACCATGACTGAATTCACAGTGCAACCGACAAAGGCCAAAGcttcaaagaaaagagaacatgAACATTGCAAAAAGTTTTTCTAAACAGACCAAACACTTTAACCTTACTCTAGGAAGACTCTTAGTGGTGTTTAAGTGGCCTTTAAGTTCAGAATGTGCGCAAAGACCaccaaagcaaaacaaaaattcacaGCAAAACCATCTAACAATGATGCATCAAGATCTTTCATTTTATCCAAACCACCCCTACCATGCACGTTTCCCAAAAGCCACCCTTCTTAGACGTGAAAGCCTAACATATTTGGACACAACTAATTATATGCTTGGTCTAAATCCACATAGCACATAGGTAGTAATAGAATCCTTCTCAACAGCAAAGcagtaataaaaacaaaagtatcAACGACAAATAACCTTAAAAGCAACAGATCGCAGACAGTCAAAGCAGAAGccaacaacatgaatataaaaactaattccTGCTGCAACAACATAGAAGTGTCCACCCCAAACACCAGTCAACATGGAATGCCGCCCAACACAAATATGATGAAGCAataagaaattttcaaaaacttgtTTTAGTATTAAATTATGCAGTAAATCAAGAGGttgatttctaatttaattttgctctattcttagaaattaaattatatttggaaTTCAATTTTTGACGTTCAAACTAATTCTAAATatgaaatttcattaaattttttaaattgaatttaatttgaagagttCTAAATAGTCTATAtgcaaatttaaatttaattaataacttattataatttttatatttaaaataaaatattaaataatataattgaagtcaattatattatttaaaatacatatataaataaattaaattagcgATCTTAACTATTTTTTGCTTAACTTAGAAATCATTCTTgttaagaaaattttttttttggttataaaaaaactttatgtttatttaaaacgatataaaaagaaaagaaaagtttaataacataccttataaaaaaacaagaatgtcTTGACAGTGATTGATGCAGGTCGAGAATGAAAGGATATTCTGATGTCAAAtgtttttggaaggaaaaaaaagaagggtatgctaaagacaaaataaaaataaaagtttgtgtTAATatctgaatatttttaaaatatcgttttcaaacattaattttatgagATATTACTATAGCAAATGAGAGGAACTCCTATCATTTTATGAGATATATTTTCGCAACTTCTTACTAATTACTAAtgatgtttgagagtgtgattgtgattattttttaaaatactttttataccgaaatatattaaaataatattttttattttttaaaaattatttttgagatcagcgtatcaaaacgatctaaaacacacaaaaaaattatttttgagtaaaaaaaattaatttttttcgaaaCGCATGTACACCGCGTTCTCAAACGGTGTCTAAATTCTATTTAGAATTTATATCGctactcttaaaaaaatttcaaacatagTAATGATTCAATTCATAAAGTTATAAATAGGTTGTATGTAAATTAAATATGTGAATTCAATTTACCAAAATTTCAGTGAAGCTTGTTTAGCAAAACCAACACAAGTTAATAATccatcataaaacaaaaaatcatggattttgaataaaatattaaaaacaaattattaacataaaataaaataccatgATTTAAGTggaaatttgataaatatatatatattttattaatgtaggtGTTCGGACTAGTTTGAGCGCaactcgactaatcccacggaccctgaagttaacgaccatgtaagcctccagtaaccatcatattagcaaccacatagctcgaacttgagatcacATGAGGAgtaaatttcttaataaatatacttttatcTCTTATTAGAGAAATGACCCactatgttttaaaattttaaaattttatctaattattttaaattattttttatatatatttagattgttttaaaatgttaatattaaaaataaattttaaaaaataaaaaaatatattattttgatatatttataaaaaaaatacagaagaaTACTTTGAAAACTTCATGCGAATCAAAcgtttctctctttttccacATGTTTGAATAACATACACTCCTGTTGTCTCTTTGATctaatctctttctctctcacttCAGATTCTTATAATatcagtaaaaaagaaaaacccagcTCTCTAAGGtaagttgttttctttctttaattttgtgtgtgtatataccCGCCTTGCTTTTATCGATATGTGCACTACTCTTTGGTGACTGAGAAAATGCTTTGACTTATAAAGGAAAGTTGAAATTTTGAATCATGGGTTTTGTTTAACTGGTTGATATTGGAATAACCCAGTTTgtgatttttcaaattgagaatTTATTCTATTATTCTTTTGTAGTGGAGTCTTACGTTGAGTGTATGGTTGGTGAAGATGTAGTTATGTAGAGAATGATCAGTGCTTAAGATTGGTAATTGAATGGCTATCTCTGTTTGGCTGCTGAGAGAATGtgggaaatgaaaagaaagggtTTCTCTATGAGTTAAAGTCTAGAactttgctttgttgtttttggtaTTATAGTTAACTCGAATAGAAATTTGCAAAATTtatgattgattatttatttctGGGAAACACATAAAAGGGTTTTGTTTTGTAGTTGCCGTAATTGGACTGGTGGAGATTTCAGCTGCTGAAGACTGTTATGAGAGTAAATTTTAGTTCAAAACTTGGTCAAGGGATAAGTCTTTGTTGAGGATATCAACTCGTACCATTGTTGTGAGGCATTGTCATAATCATTGAGCTGTGATTGTGCAGAAAGATGGTTGGGAAGTCATTAGTCCAGGTTTCAAACTGTCCTCCTATGCTATCTTCGTCATCAATGATTAATGTATCTCATGGTTCTTCAAACTTCTTGCCTTTTCTTCTGGCAAGACCACAAAAGAAACTCATAGGGGTGCGAGCTATGTCAGCAGATACAGGACATAGCCAACAACCACCCTCTTCTTCGGAGAAAATGAATGCACTTGCAGTTATTTTGGAGGTTCCTCGTAATATTTGGAGGCAAACATTGAAGCCGTTAAGTGATTTTGGGTTTGGTCGGAGGAGCATTTGGGAAGGTGGTGTTGGGTTGTTTCTTGTGTCTGGTGCAGTGCTTGTTGCACTCAGTTTGGCTTGGTTGAGGGGGTTTCTATTGCGGTCTCAATTCAGGAAGTACACGGCTGTGCTTGAATTTGCTCAAGCTAGTGGTATTTGCACAGGAACACAAGTTAGGATTAGAGGGGTCACTGTTGGTGAAGTTGTCCGTGTTAATCCTTCCTTGAAGAGTATAGAGGCTGTTGTGGAGGTTagattaatgattattttttttgtgtttcttccTGACATATAAATGCTGAGGtttgtggttttgtttttagtcaAATGTGTTCCCTTGTATTTTTCAGGTTGAGGATGATAAAAATTTCATACCTAAAAATTCACTGATTGAGGTGAACCAGTCTGGTCTTCTCATGGAAACAATGATTGATATCACTCCTCGTGATCCAATTCCAACACCTTCTGTTGGACCTCTTGATGCTGAATGTGTTAAAGAAGGTCTAATTGTTTGTGATAGGCAAAAATTAAAGGGACATCAAGGGGTGAGTTTGGATGCCTTGGTTGGGATATTCACTCGTATTGGACGAGAAGTAGAGGAAATTGGTGTTGCCAAGAGCTATTCATTGGCTGAGCGTGTTGCTGCTGTTATTGAAGAGGCAAAGCCACTGCTTACAAAGGTTTGATGTGCCCTACTTATGCTTTGTTCTAGTTTCGATGGATAACGTATTGTCATGAATgcactttttaattaaataactgTCTCAGTTTTGCAATCATCAACGTGGTTCTTATGAAAGTGAAGGCTTTCTTCTCATGCTAGTTAAACTTCACCTGCTGTCTTATGAAATTTCTGCAGACCTCATTTGTCTTGATAAAATATGCTGCATGAGAGCCAATCCGTTCAAAGAATTTGCTGGGGCACCCTTAGGACCAAAAGAAGTGCAGAATTGATGATAATATtacatttcttaaaattttgatgaaaagaaagaaggatttAACTTGAGCATTGGGTTTGTAAAACTCTTAAGAAACTTCATGTACAGTTTAGGTGTTCAGGAACCATCTAGTTTCTTGCTTGTTCATTTGAATGATCAAATAGAATCCTGTGAATGGCAATGCTATTCAGGTTTAAGGTTGTCGGCCATTAATTTGTAATTACCCTGTAAATGAGTGAACTACATTATGGAATGTGAGAGTGCAACATTTCATCTAACCAGAAAACTTAAAGATGAACTCATTCCTTTTCACTGAAACTCCTGCATTATTGTCATATACGCATTATGATCTTTGACAGGTAGGCAATGTGGACATCGATTGGTATAAGGTAGTGCATGTATCCTGTGCATGTACTTTGCCTGCTGCGTGATTGAAATTGTTACATGTTTGTTGTCAACATTTAACTTGTATCCATgcatactttgattttgatgtaGTGATGTCTCAGATTAAAGCCATGACTGAAGATATTCATCCTTTGCTGTCTGAGGTTCGTGATAGTGGCCTGCTAAAAGAAGTTGAGGATTTAACCAGAAACTTATCACAAGCCTCTGAAGATTTAAGGTAAATTGTCCCAAACACTTTTCCTTATCCCCCCCTCCCCACAATTTAGAATGTTTATTGATGTCTCACGTTTACCATTTTAACACTCAAATATGATGATGACCTAAAtgaaaaatccaaatataacccaaaagaaacaaagtggtggttttttttaatggaaatctAGGTTTACTGCATCTTTATCCTACTTTTTTACGCTAGCTCACAATTGTAGACCTTCCATTTTCCTCAGAAGGGCACATACATCCATTATGACACCAGAGAACACTGAGTTGATTCAAAAGTCCATTTACAGTTTGATTTTCACTATGAAAAACATTGAGGTGAGATCTTCATCTGAAACTTATTCCGTTTTCTGATAATGCAGAAATCATGAGTGCTGttgtctaattatttttatccctgTTCTGTGTATTCTTCAACCATATCAGAATATAAGCTCTGATATTCTGGGATTCACGGGTGATGAGGCTACAAGACGTAACTTGAAAGCACTTATAAAGTCCCTCAGCAGGTTATTATAAAAGCCAATGAACCGCGAAAATGGTATGGCTATCTTCAACAGCTGATTAGATGGCCTGAAATGGTTCCCTCATTGTGTTAGCATTATTGATGGTAGAAGGGCTCATTCTAGACTACTTGTTGAATGTTCTCCCATGGCCTAGCTAGAAGTGACAAGAGAATGCTTTTTAGACGAAAGCATTTTTGTTATACGAAATCATTGATTGGCATTCTGaatagtttcaatttttttccgtGGGATATTACTTCCCAACCAAGAAACTAAGTCCATATTAGAAGAAATAGAATACATCATCAAGAATTCCTCGTCcataattctttcttttcttgccatTTAGCTCTCTTCTTGAAAGAATCAAGATGCTTATTCAAAGAACCAGAAATTTCCACGTGTATCTTGGAGTAAATGTGAATAGAACAAGTCTAAACACCACCCCAAAATGTAATCCTCGAACTGCaatctcaaaaaataataagagaggAGACCAATCATCTTCGGATTTTCAGccttaattttggattttatttttatttatcttatatatTTAAGAATTCTGGTTCTTCTTTCGGTTTCAAACCTAATTAAAAAGCTGTAATCGTTTTTGGAGAAAGAGACTATTCGAGAGGAATTATTCAGTAATAAAAACCAGAATTAGGGTTCTTATTGAGAGATTGTCTTCCTTGATTTGTGATTCTTAGTTTGTCAAGGTTggactacataaaaaaaaaaagaggctttTATTTACACCAATCAACTTGTAGTCCATTAGTAATCATACAACATAGGATGAAGTTCAAATTCAAGTCCTAATCTTGGATTTAGCTACTCTTATGCTTCTAAAAACATGATACAATTTCTTCCTTGACCTTCattattgaattcaaaatcaatggttaaaataaaaatatatgaataaaaattataaatgttgattttaaaattaatgatttaaatttaaagaatatgatatgttatatttttaagaatataaaagatataatgTTGATGCTGGGGTaccttttgc
This region includes:
- the LOC112323263 gene encoding protein TRIGALACTOSYLDIACYLGLYCEROL 2, chloroplastic, with the protein product MVGKSLVQVSNCPPMLSSSSMINVSHGSSNFLPFLLARPQKKLIGVRAMSADTGHSQQPPSSSEKMNALAVILEVPRNIWRQTLKPLSDFGFGRRSIWEGGVGLFLVSGAVLVALSLAWLRGFLLRSQFRKYTAVLEFAQASGICTGTQVRIRGVTVGEVVRVNPSLKSIEAVVEVEDDKNFIPKNSLIEVNQSGLLMETMIDITPRDPIPTPSVGPLDAECVKEGLIVCDRQKLKGHQGVSLDALVGIFTRIGREVEEIGVAKSYSLAERVAAVIEEAKPLLTKIKAMTEDIHPLLSEVRDSGLLKEVEDLTRNLSQASEDLRRAHTSIMTPENTELIQKSIYSLIFTMKNIENISSDILGFTGDEATRRNLKALIKSLSRLL